Proteins encoded in a region of the Dreissena polymorpha isolate Duluth1 chromosome 6, UMN_Dpol_1.0, whole genome shotgun sequence genome:
- the LOC127834460 gene encoding uncharacterized protein LOC127834460 isoform X2, producing the protein MSGGVDAQQLNRYIEIEREVQVLESQNVIKNYEVKNKAAVDVEETIRSVEITLKQLEINTRKEKQDVDNIQTKSIKDMFKDEAHFQRELNREQEEYLEARNKEEVARQQLADLQKQHGELEGQAKAVKEPADKLKKLYEERDTLLSHIFGGAYGSDLENKLEALFDSLMDQKQRISVANYKWMSARVLLHHAVSQLAHSVQKWKELLSIPPQQGHIRYNITTEVRNNLVAAIQNMQSTQRYLETIEFPYCKPQEVETLTKATNNIYTDMQDPQRHQHALQCYDVTWRRAAALLQWFDNVIANTIQRDMAKITEEGRKVETDLRAERIKLIREKIKETGGDVTGLNDAGTTGFAGDQTKLSAEDMDMKGIGVTRPAPVDGGPHVPDAQNQGPPPAPAPTPLPLSELAPMPSENDLFGDISALKEQYAKNTEEYLKAQQMNKARMEQGLQAKLAERRHKKQA; encoded by the exons ATGTCGGGCGGG GTTGATGCACAGCAGTTGAATCGCTACATTGAAATAGAGCGGGAAGTTCAGGTGCTTGAGTCACAGAACGTCATAAAAAATTATGAGGTCAAAAATAAGGCAGCCGTGGATGTGGAGGAAACAATTCGATCAGTGGAAATTACGCTGAAACAACTGGAGATCAACAC ACGCAAAGAAAAACAAGACGTGGACAATATTCAGACTAAATCTATCAAGGATATGTTCAAAGATGAGGCACATTTTCAAAGAGAGTTGAACAGGGAACAG GAGGAATATTTGGAGGCGCGTAACAAAGAAGAGGTTGCTAGGCAACAGCTGGCAGATCTCCAGAAGCAACATGGCGAGCTGGAGGGGCAGGCAAAGGCTGTAAAGGAACCTGCGGATAAACTGAAAAAACTTTATGAAGAGAGGGACACACTTCTAT CCCACATTTTTGGTGGCGCTTATGGCAGTGACCTTGAGAACAAACTCGAGGCGTTGTTTGACTCTCTGATGGACCAGAAACAACGCATCAGTGTGGCCAACTACAAGTGGATGAGTGCACGCGTCCTGTTACACCACGCTGTAAGCCAGCTGGCGCATTCAGTGCAGAAATGGAAAGAATTGTTGAGCATTCCACCACA ACAGGGACATATACGGTATAATATAACAACAGAGGTACGCAACAATTTAGTAGCTGCAATACAGAATATGCAATCTACACAGCGTTATCTAGAAACAATAGAATTTCCATATTGCAAGCCTCAGGAGGTGGAAACTTTAACCAAAGCtacaaataatatttacacaG ACATGCAGGACCCTCAGCGTCATCAGCATGCATTGCAGTGTTATGATGTCACATGGCGGCGTGCAGCAGCCCTCTTGCAGTGGTTTGATAAC GTTATCGCTAACACAATCCAGAGGGACATGGCAAAAATCACTGAGGAGGGTCGGAAAGTGGAGACGGACCTGCGGGCTGAGAGGATCAAACTGATCCGGGAGAAGATCAAGGAAACTGGAGGGGACGTCACTGGGCTCAATGATGCAG GAACAACCGGTTTTGCTGGAG ATCAAACCAAGCTGTCAGCAGAAGACATGGACATGAAGGGTATCGGAGTCACAAGACCCGCCCCTGTGGACGGAGGACCTCACGTTCCAGATGCCCAG AATCAGGGACCCCCACCTGCCCCTGCACCAACCCCTCTCCCCTTGTCAGAGCTGGCTCCTATGCCCTCCGAGAATGACCTCTTTG GTGACATCTCAGCCCTGAAAGAGCAGTATGCTAAGAACACGGAGGAATACCTGAAGGCCCAGCAGATGAACAAGGCACGCATGGAACAGGGGCTGCAGGCAAAGCTGGCAGAGAGACGCCACAAGAAACAGGCTTAA
- the LOC127834460 gene encoding uncharacterized protein LOC127834460 isoform X1, which translates to MSGGVDAQQLNRYIEIEREVQVLESQNVIKNYEVKNKAAVDVEETIRSVEITLKQLEINTRKEKQDVDNIQTKSIKDMFKDEAHFQRELNREQEEYLEARNKEEVARQQLADLQKQHGELEGQAKAVKEPADKLKKLYEERDTLLSHIFGGAYGSDLENKLEALFDSLMDQKQRISVANYKWMSARVLLHHAVSQLAHSVQKWKELLSIPPQQGHIRYNITTEVRNNLVAAIQNMQSTQRYLETIEFPYCKPQEVETLTKATNNIYTDMQDPQRHQHALQCYDVTWRRAAALLQWFDNVIANTIQRDMAKITEEGRKVETDLRAERIKLIREKIKETGGDVTGLNDAGTTGFAGGLKGLADQTKLSAEDMDMKGIGVTRPAPVDGGPHVPDAQNQGPPPAPAPTPLPLSELAPMPSENDLFGDISALKEQYAKNTEEYLKAQQMNKARMEQGLQAKLAERRHKKQA; encoded by the exons ATGTCGGGCGGG GTTGATGCACAGCAGTTGAATCGCTACATTGAAATAGAGCGGGAAGTTCAGGTGCTTGAGTCACAGAACGTCATAAAAAATTATGAGGTCAAAAATAAGGCAGCCGTGGATGTGGAGGAAACAATTCGATCAGTGGAAATTACGCTGAAACAACTGGAGATCAACAC ACGCAAAGAAAAACAAGACGTGGACAATATTCAGACTAAATCTATCAAGGATATGTTCAAAGATGAGGCACATTTTCAAAGAGAGTTGAACAGGGAACAG GAGGAATATTTGGAGGCGCGTAACAAAGAAGAGGTTGCTAGGCAACAGCTGGCAGATCTCCAGAAGCAACATGGCGAGCTGGAGGGGCAGGCAAAGGCTGTAAAGGAACCTGCGGATAAACTGAAAAAACTTTATGAAGAGAGGGACACACTTCTAT CCCACATTTTTGGTGGCGCTTATGGCAGTGACCTTGAGAACAAACTCGAGGCGTTGTTTGACTCTCTGATGGACCAGAAACAACGCATCAGTGTGGCCAACTACAAGTGGATGAGTGCACGCGTCCTGTTACACCACGCTGTAAGCCAGCTGGCGCATTCAGTGCAGAAATGGAAAGAATTGTTGAGCATTCCACCACA ACAGGGACATATACGGTATAATATAACAACAGAGGTACGCAACAATTTAGTAGCTGCAATACAGAATATGCAATCTACACAGCGTTATCTAGAAACAATAGAATTTCCATATTGCAAGCCTCAGGAGGTGGAAACTTTAACCAAAGCtacaaataatatttacacaG ACATGCAGGACCCTCAGCGTCATCAGCATGCATTGCAGTGTTATGATGTCACATGGCGGCGTGCAGCAGCCCTCTTGCAGTGGTTTGATAAC GTTATCGCTAACACAATCCAGAGGGACATGGCAAAAATCACTGAGGAGGGTCGGAAAGTGGAGACGGACCTGCGGGCTGAGAGGATCAAACTGATCCGGGAGAAGATCAAGGAAACTGGAGGGGACGTCACTGGGCTCAATGATGCAG GAACAACCGGTTTTGCTGGAG GTCTTAAGGGACTCGCAG ATCAAACCAAGCTGTCAGCAGAAGACATGGACATGAAGGGTATCGGAGTCACAAGACCCGCCCCTGTGGACGGAGGACCTCACGTTCCAGATGCCCAG AATCAGGGACCCCCACCTGCCCCTGCACCAACCCCTCTCCCCTTGTCAGAGCTGGCTCCTATGCCCTCCGAGAATGACCTCTTTG GTGACATCTCAGCCCTGAAAGAGCAGTATGCTAAGAACACGGAGGAATACCTGAAGGCCCAGCAGATGAACAAGGCACGCATGGAACAGGGGCTGCAGGCAAAGCTGGCAGAGAGACGCCACAAGAAACAGGCTTAA
- the LOC127834460 gene encoding uncharacterized protein LOC127834460 isoform X3, which produces MSGGVDAQQLNRYIEIEREVQVLESQNVIKNYEVKNKAAVDVEETIRSVEITLKQLEINTRKEKQDVDNIQTKSIKDMFKDEAHFQRELNREQEEYLEARNKEEVARQQLADLQKQHGELEGQAKAVKEPADKLKKLYEERDTLLSHIFGGAYGSDLENKLEALFDSLMDQKQRISVANYKWMSARVLLHHAVSQLAHSVQKWKELLSIPPQQGHIRYNITTEVRNNLVAAIQNMQSTQRYLETIEFPYCKPQEVETLTKATNNIYTDMQDPQRHQHALQCYDVTWRRAAALLQWFDNVIANTIQRDMAKITEEGRKVETDLRAERIKLIREKIKETGGDVTGLNDAGLKGLADQTKLSAEDMDMKGIGVTRPAPVDGGPHVPDAQNQGPPPAPAPTPLPLSELAPMPSENDLFGDISALKEQYAKNTEEYLKAQQMNKARMEQGLQAKLAERRHKKQA; this is translated from the exons ATGTCGGGCGGG GTTGATGCACAGCAGTTGAATCGCTACATTGAAATAGAGCGGGAAGTTCAGGTGCTTGAGTCACAGAACGTCATAAAAAATTATGAGGTCAAAAATAAGGCAGCCGTGGATGTGGAGGAAACAATTCGATCAGTGGAAATTACGCTGAAACAACTGGAGATCAACAC ACGCAAAGAAAAACAAGACGTGGACAATATTCAGACTAAATCTATCAAGGATATGTTCAAAGATGAGGCACATTTTCAAAGAGAGTTGAACAGGGAACAG GAGGAATATTTGGAGGCGCGTAACAAAGAAGAGGTTGCTAGGCAACAGCTGGCAGATCTCCAGAAGCAACATGGCGAGCTGGAGGGGCAGGCAAAGGCTGTAAAGGAACCTGCGGATAAACTGAAAAAACTTTATGAAGAGAGGGACACACTTCTAT CCCACATTTTTGGTGGCGCTTATGGCAGTGACCTTGAGAACAAACTCGAGGCGTTGTTTGACTCTCTGATGGACCAGAAACAACGCATCAGTGTGGCCAACTACAAGTGGATGAGTGCACGCGTCCTGTTACACCACGCTGTAAGCCAGCTGGCGCATTCAGTGCAGAAATGGAAAGAATTGTTGAGCATTCCACCACA ACAGGGACATATACGGTATAATATAACAACAGAGGTACGCAACAATTTAGTAGCTGCAATACAGAATATGCAATCTACACAGCGTTATCTAGAAACAATAGAATTTCCATATTGCAAGCCTCAGGAGGTGGAAACTTTAACCAAAGCtacaaataatatttacacaG ACATGCAGGACCCTCAGCGTCATCAGCATGCATTGCAGTGTTATGATGTCACATGGCGGCGTGCAGCAGCCCTCTTGCAGTGGTTTGATAAC GTTATCGCTAACACAATCCAGAGGGACATGGCAAAAATCACTGAGGAGGGTCGGAAAGTGGAGACGGACCTGCGGGCTGAGAGGATCAAACTGATCCGGGAGAAGATCAAGGAAACTGGAGGGGACGTCACTGGGCTCAATGATGCAG GTCTTAAGGGACTCGCAG ATCAAACCAAGCTGTCAGCAGAAGACATGGACATGAAGGGTATCGGAGTCACAAGACCCGCCCCTGTGGACGGAGGACCTCACGTTCCAGATGCCCAG AATCAGGGACCCCCACCTGCCCCTGCACCAACCCCTCTCCCCTTGTCAGAGCTGGCTCCTATGCCCTCCGAGAATGACCTCTTTG GTGACATCTCAGCCCTGAAAGAGCAGTATGCTAAGAACACGGAGGAATACCTGAAGGCCCAGCAGATGAACAAGGCACGCATGGAACAGGGGCTGCAGGCAAAGCTGGCAGAGAGACGCCACAAGAAACAGGCTTAA